One genomic region from Sphingomicrobium aestuariivivum encodes:
- a CDS encoding undecaprenyl-diphosphate phosphatase, with product MSVTLLVVILGIVEGLTEYLPVSSTGHLILATELLGFDAAEWAVFNIAIQPGAILAVVVLYWKTFWGVLKGLFEGSKGAWDFTRNLLVAFFPAVALGLAFGDQIDNLLENAVVVAWALIIGGFGILLVEKLANPPARPDIPEDQVGGAVATMSFRKSLTVGLVQCLAMIPGVSRSGATIMGAMALGIDRRTAAEFSFFLAVPTLTGATVYSLYKARDELVADDLGMIGLGALVSFIVAYIVVKAFIAIVTKIGFAPFAWYRIIVGVAALFWLGAI from the coding sequence ATGTCCGTTACGCTGCTCGTCGTCATCCTCGGCATCGTCGAGGGTCTGACCGAATATCTGCCCGTCTCCTCGACCGGCCACCTCATCCTCGCGACCGAGCTGCTCGGTTTCGACGCGGCCGAATGGGCGGTGTTCAACATCGCCATCCAGCCGGGCGCGATCCTCGCGGTGGTGGTGCTCTACTGGAAGACGTTCTGGGGCGTGCTCAAGGGGCTGTTCGAAGGGTCCAAAGGCGCGTGGGATTTCACCCGCAACCTCCTCGTCGCCTTCTTCCCCGCGGTCGCGCTCGGCCTCGCCTTCGGTGACCAGATCGACAACCTCCTCGAAAATGCCGTCGTCGTCGCCTGGGCGCTGATCATCGGGGGCTTCGGCATCCTGCTCGTCGAAAAGCTCGCCAACCCGCCCGCGCGTCCCGACATTCCCGAGGACCAGGTCGGCGGCGCGGTCGCCACCATGAGTTTCAGGAAGTCGCTCACCGTCGGCCTCGTCCAGTGTCTCGCGATGATCCCGGGCGTGTCCCGCTCGGGCGCGACCATCATGGGCGCGATGGCCTTGGGCATCGACCGCCGCACCGCCGCCGAATTCAGCTTCTTCCTTGCCGTCCCGACGCTCACCGGCGCCACCGTCTACTCGCTCTACAAGGCGCGCGACGAGCTGGTCGCCGACGACCTCGGCATGATCGGGCTGGGTGCGCTGGTCAGCTTCATCGTCGCTTATATTGTTGTTAAGGCATTCATCGCCATCGTGACGAAAATCGGTTTTGCACCGTTTGCCTGGTATCGTATCATCGTCGGCGTCGCGGCCCTGTTCTGGCTCGGCGCTATCTAG
- a CDS encoding DUF2059 domain-containing protein, giving the protein MKKLIALSASALALTVASPALAAEAQAVQTVELAPSGAKLDLARGAVDILWPEGNAEYVVDYLVGPYADKMLYTPIPQLAEEYGVVESAKAIFLSMKALDGEMGLGLDGIDDMTPEQIEATAGMFIAMLGDKSVASMIGEKDEHFDERISILRDVLDKELPPVAAAFDAPFREGMARVFARQYSESELVELAAFAATPTGKKFAHNYMLMGFQPEYYLGMFEGLPAALPAMMPLAETLEARMAHLPPMFPEPTPYCEDLSEEELAGEDVECIADEAAEEHDHD; this is encoded by the coding sequence ATGAAGAAGCTTATCGCCCTGAGCGCCAGCGCGCTCGCCCTGACCGTTGCCAGCCCGGCGCTCGCCGCCGAGGCGCAGGCCGTCCAGACCGTCGAACTGGCCCCTTCGGGCGCCAAGCTCGACCTCGCCCGCGGCGCGGTCGACATCCTCTGGCCCGAAGGCAATGCCGAATATGTCGTCGACTATCTGGTCGGTCCCTATGCCGACAAGATGCTCTACACGCCGATCCCGCAGCTGGCCGAGGAATATGGCGTGGTCGAGAGCGCCAAGGCGATCTTCCTGTCGATGAAGGCGCTCGATGGAGAGATGGGTCTCGGACTCGACGGCATCGACGACATGACGCCCGAGCAGATCGAAGCCACCGCCGGCATGTTCATCGCCATGCTCGGCGACAAGTCGGTCGCCAGCATGATCGGCGAGAAGGACGAGCATTTCGACGAGCGCATCTCGATCCTGCGCGACGTGCTCGACAAGGAACTGCCCCCCGTCGCCGCCGCCTTCGACGCGCCTTTCCGCGAGGGCATGGCCCGTGTCTTCGCGCGCCAGTATAGCGAGAGCGAGCTCGTGGAACTGGCTGCCTTCGCCGCCACCCCGACCGGCAAGAAGTTCGCGCACAACTACATGCTCATGGGTTTCCAGCCGGAATATTATCTCGGCATGTTCGAGGGCCTGCCCGCCGCGCTGCCGGCGATGATGCCGCTCGCCGAGACGCTGGAAGCGCGCATGGCGCACCTGCCGCCGATGTTCCCCGAGCCCACTCCCTATTGCGAGGACCTCTCGGAAGAGGAACTGGCGGGCGAGGACGTCGAGTGCATCGCCGATGAGGCTGCCGAAGAACACGACCACGACTAA
- a CDS encoding glutathione S-transferase family protein has product MLQLFQFPLCAHSRKVRLVLGEKGVAHELVREYPWERRDEFLDMSPAGETPVLVDPARGTVLIGAQVICEYVEETTEKVGMLQGSPEQRAEIRRLSDWFDRKFFADVTAPLLEERMLKRLVYRSSPDTVRLRDAMRAANGHLDYMDYLLDHRRWLAGPSLSLADFSAAAQLSVVDYLGALDWRGHQQSKDWYAVMKSRPCFRPLLGERMEGLAPPAHYDKVDF; this is encoded by the coding sequence ATGTTGCAGCTCTTCCAATTCCCGCTCTGCGCGCACAGCCGCAAGGTTCGCCTCGTCCTCGGCGAGAAGGGCGTCGCGCATGAACTGGTGCGCGAATATCCGTGGGAGCGCCGCGACGAATTCCTCGACATGAGCCCCGCGGGCGAGACCCCCGTGCTGGTCGATCCGGCGCGCGGCACCGTGCTGATCGGCGCGCAGGTCATCTGCGAATATGTCGAGGAGACCACCGAGAAGGTCGGCATGCTCCAGGGCAGCCCCGAACAGCGCGCCGAGATCCGCCGCCTGTCCGACTGGTTCGACCGCAAGTTCTTCGCCGACGTCACCGCGCCGCTGCTCGAGGAGCGCATGCTCAAGCGCCTCGTCTATCGCTCATCGCCTGACACGGTCCGCCTGCGCGATGCGATGCGCGCCGCCAATGGCCACCTCGATTACATGGACTATCTCCTCGACCACCGCCGCTGGCTGGCCGGCCCGAGCCTCAGCCTCGCCGACTTCTCGGCGGCCGCGCAGCTCTCTGTCGTCGACTATCTCGGCGCGCTCGACTGGCGCGGCCACCAGCAGTCGAAGGACTGGTATGCGGTGATGAAGTCGCGCCCCTGTTTCAGGCCCCTATTGGGCGAGCGCATGGAAGGGCTGGCCCCGCCCGCGCACTACGACAAGGTCGATTTCTAG
- the ubiG gene encoding bifunctional 2-polyprenyl-6-hydroxyphenol methylase/3-demethylubiquinol 3-O-methyltransferase UbiG, protein MAKTSILASEAAHFGSMAGDWWDPKGASAMLHKLNPVRLGFVREQLDRHFGLDECDYSPLDGKSAMDVGCGAGLLAEPLARLGAEVTGVDAAEPLIEAARVHAAGQGLAITYVAGEVATVDKTFDLVTAMEVIEHVADPRDFLATLVSKLADGGLLILSTPNKTPLSKLLTITLAEGTGRIPKGTHDYDMFIPPETLTAMLEELGMEVIETKGIAFSPSKGLHLSEDLKLNYLISARRR, encoded by the coding sequence ATGGCGAAGACAAGCATCCTGGCCTCCGAGGCCGCGCATTTCGGGTCGATGGCTGGCGACTGGTGGGACCCCAAGGGCGCGTCTGCCATGCTCCACAAGTTGAACCCGGTGCGGCTGGGGTTCGTGCGCGAACAGCTCGACCGGCACTTCGGGCTGGACGAGTGCGACTATTCGCCGCTCGACGGCAAGAGCGCGATGGACGTCGGCTGCGGGGCGGGGCTGCTTGCCGAACCGCTGGCGCGGCTGGGCGCCGAGGTGACCGGCGTGGATGCCGCCGAGCCGTTGATCGAGGCGGCGCGGGTGCATGCAGCGGGGCAGGGGCTGGCCATCACCTATGTCGCGGGCGAAGTGGCGACCGTCGACAAGACGTTCGACCTCGTCACCGCGATGGAGGTGATCGAACATGTCGCCGATCCGCGCGACTTCCTCGCCACCTTGGTCTCGAAGCTGGCGGACGGCGGTTTGCTGATCCTGTCGACGCCCAACAAGACGCCATTGTCGAAGCTGCTGACGATCACGCTGGCCGAAGGCACGGGGCGCATCCCGAAGGGCACCCACGACTATGACATGTTCATCCCGCCCGAGACGCTGACCGCGATGCTCGAGGAACTGGGTATGGAAGTGATCGAGACGAAAGGCATCGCCTTCTCGCCGTCGAAGGGGCTGCACCTCTCGGAGGATCTGAAACTCAATTATCTGATCAGCGCGCGTAGGCGCTAG
- a CDS encoding aspartate kinase, producing the protein MKFGGTSMAGIERIRHVARLVERQAAEDGGTQTCVVVSAMAGETDRLVQFCKEAAAHHDPREYDVVVASGEQVTAGLLAMTLQNKGHDARSFMGWQLLEASGVHGNARVEKIESGALDGALLAGTIAVIPGFQGRTEDGRIATLGRGGSDTSAVAIAAGLDGDRCDIYTDVTGVYTTDPRIEPTARKLEAIGAEEMLELAGAGAKVLQVRSVGLAIREDMPLVVRSAFEDEPGTTIITNWEETTMERIAISGIAADRGEALVKLEAKDKPGRLAAALRALAAEGLSVDMVAQGSDSLHFTVPKTNLSRALKALEGAKDAIGFTAVTSDDNVAKVSVVGVGIRSNPELAAQVFDVLADRQVPLLAATLSELKASALVPDDQVDVAVRALHAAFELGE; encoded by the coding sequence ATGAAGTTCGGGGGCACGTCGATGGCGGGGATCGAACGCATCCGCCATGTCGCGCGCCTCGTCGAACGTCAGGCCGCCGAGGATGGGGGCACCCAGACCTGCGTCGTCGTCTCGGCCATGGCGGGCGAGACCGACCGCCTCGTGCAATTCTGCAAGGAAGCCGCCGCGCATCACGACCCGCGCGAATATGACGTGGTCGTCGCCAGCGGCGAACAGGTCACTGCGGGTCTCCTCGCCATGACGCTCCAGAACAAGGGCCATGACGCGCGAAGCTTCATGGGCTGGCAGCTCTTGGAGGCCTCGGGCGTCCACGGCAACGCCCGCGTCGAGAAGATCGAGAGCGGCGCCCTGGACGGCGCGCTGCTGGCCGGCACCATCGCGGTCATCCCGGGCTTCCAGGGCCGGACCGAGGACGGGCGCATCGCCACCCTCGGGCGCGGCGGCTCGGACACCAGCGCGGTCGCCATCGCGGCGGGGCTCGATGGCGACCGCTGCGACATCTACACCGACGTCACCGGCGTCTACACCACCGACCCGCGCATCGAACCGACCGCGCGCAAGCTCGAAGCGATCGGCGCCGAGGAAATGCTCGAACTGGCGGGCGCGGGCGCGAAGGTGCTGCAGGTCCGCTCGGTCGGGTTGGCAATCCGCGAGGACATGCCGCTCGTCGTCCGCTCGGCCTTCGAGGACGAACCCGGCACCACCATCATCACCAATTGGGAAGAGACGACCATGGAACGCATCGCCATCTCCGGCATCGCCGCCGACCGCGGCGAAGCGCTGGTGAAGCTCGAAGCCAAGGACAAGCCCGGCCGCCTCGCCGCCGCGCTGCGCGCGCTGGCCGCCGAAGGCCTCAGCGTCGACATGGTCGCGCAAGGCTCGGACAGCCTCCACTTCACCGTGCCCAAGACCAATCTTTCGCGCGCCCTCAAGGCCCTTGAAGGCGCGAAGGACGCCATCGGCTTCACCGCCGTCACCAGCGACGATAATGTCGCCAAGGTCAGCGTCGTCGGGGTCGGCATCCGCTCCAATCCCGAGCTGGCCGCGCAGGTTTTCGACGTGCTCGCCGACCGTCAGGTGCCGCTGCTCGCCGCAACGCTTTCCGAACTCAAGGCCAGTGCGCTAGTGCCCGACGACCAGGTCGACGTGGCGGTCCGCGCGCTCCACGCCGCATTCGAACTGGGGGAATAG
- a CDS encoding NAD(P)H-dependent flavin oxidoreductase encodes MSHDKLDRLMHRGTEFLGTRYAILGGAMSWISERNLVSAISNAGGFGVIACGAMPPELLDKEIAATKAMTDKPFGVNLITMHPQIDDLIDICARHEVGHVVLAGGLPSGKSIDRIKQSGAKLIAFAPALALAKKLKRSGVDALVVEGMEAGGHIGPVSTSVLAQEILPHVAADMPVFVAGGIGRGEAIAAYLEMGAVGVQLGTRFVCATECIAHENFKKMFLRASARDAIPSVQIDPRLPVIPVRALKNRETENFTAKQREVAAKLDSGEVEMAEAQLQIEHYWAGALKRAVIDGDVESGSVMAGQSVGMVKREEPVADIITELVDEAAAALSNRG; translated from the coding sequence ATGAGCCACGACAAGCTCGACCGACTGATGCACCGCGGGACCGAGTTCCTCGGCACCCGCTACGCCATTCTCGGCGGCGCGATGAGCTGGATCTCGGAGCGCAACCTCGTCTCCGCCATCTCCAACGCGGGCGGCTTCGGCGTCATCGCCTGCGGCGCCATGCCGCCCGAGCTCCTCGACAAGGAAATCGCCGCCACCAAGGCGATGACCGACAAGCCGTTCGGCGTGAACCTCATCACCATGCACCCGCAGATCGACGACCTCATCGACATCTGCGCCAGGCATGAAGTGGGCCATGTCGTCCTCGCGGGCGGGCTCCCTTCGGGCAAGTCGATCGACCGCATCAAGCAGTCGGGCGCCAAGCTCATCGCCTTCGCCCCTGCGCTCGCGCTGGCCAAGAAGCTCAAGCGCTCGGGCGTCGACGCGCTCGTCGTCGAGGGCATGGAAGCGGGCGGCCATATCGGCCCCGTCTCCACCTCGGTGCTGGCGCAGGAAATCCTGCCCCATGTCGCTGCCGACATGCCGGTGTTCGTCGCCGGTGGCATCGGCCGCGGCGAAGCGATCGCCGCCTATCTCGAAATGGGCGCGGTCGGGGTCCAGCTCGGCACCCGCTTCGTCTGCGCGACCGAATGCATCGCGCACGAGAATTTCAAGAAGATGTTCCTGCGCGCCTCGGCCCGCGACGCCATCCCCTCGGTCCAGATCGACCCGCGCCTGCCGGTCATTCCCGTGCGCGCGCTGAAGAACCGCGAGACCGAGAATTTCACCGCCAAGCAGCGCGAAGTCGCCGCCAAGCTGGATTCGGGCGAAGTCGAAATGGCCGAAGCCCAGCTCCAGATCGAACATTATTGGGCGGGCGCCCTCAAGCGCGCGGTGATCGACGGCGACGTCGAGAGCGGCAGCGTGATGGCGGGCCAGTCGGTCGGCATGGTCAAGCGCGAGGAACCCGTCGCCGACATCATCACCGAACTGGTCGACGAGGCCGCCGCCGCCCTGTCGAACCGCGGCTAG
- the ptsP gene encoding phosphoenolpyruvate--protein phosphotransferase gives MVESAALAAREILTGLHAVMASRGSPQDKLDRVVDIIADAMESEVCSIYVLKEGHLELFATHGLNRDAVHKTRLEMGEGLVGTIAEQMLILNLEEASRHPQFAFRPETGEEHFHSFAGVPIVRRETPIGVLTVQHEDSRKYLDVEIEALQTVAMVLSELLASAGFADGTKGRARDTGPQQLAGLKLVTGMARGRAVFHQPKVTVEHTVAEDIEAERARVYSAFRKMREQIDNNIRDAEFGVGGEHHEILETYKMFAYDEGWSRRINEAIDSGLTAEAAIERVQQRTRARMQEIDDPLLKERMHDLEDLSNRLLRIVSGRVGTAASQGLQEDAILIARNLGPAELLDYDKRRLKGIILQEGSLTAHVTIVARAMGVPMVGKIEDIRHITAEGDEILLDGDHATVTVRPEARTRDDFDQRMETTQARRAEFAANVKKPAETTDGQKVELMVNAGLAEDADHLDAVGAEGIGLFRTEFQFLVAATLPGRESQYKLYKTVLGAAGDKPVVFRTIDIGGDKALPYLDEKDEAENPAMGWRALRLSLDRKALMKAQARALIEAAAGKHLKVMFPMVSEPWEYEEARALFEDQIDWLRGQKRFLPTVIEYGAMLEVPALAEMLDQLLPRLDFLSIGTNDLTQFLFAADRGDPRLADRYDWLSPAILRFLKRIIDQCNAAGTPVRICGEMGGRTLEAMALIGMGLRRFSITPAAMGPIKAMIRSLDAGQAAAQMDELLANPPRDMRRTLAGWAKQNGVILD, from the coding sequence ATGGTCGAAAGCGCTGCCCTTGCCGCCCGCGAGATTCTCACCGGTCTCCATGCCGTCATGGCGAGCCGCGGTTCGCCGCAGGACAAGCTCGACCGCGTCGTCGACATCATCGCCGATGCGATGGAGAGCGAGGTCTGCTCGATCTATGTCCTCAAGGAGGGCCATCTCGAGCTGTTCGCCACCCATGGCCTCAACCGCGACGCCGTCCACAAGACCCGCCTCGAGATGGGCGAGGGCCTCGTCGGCACGATCGCCGAGCAAATGCTCATCCTCAATCTCGAGGAAGCCAGCCGCCACCCGCAATTCGCCTTCCGCCCCGAGACGGGCGAGGAGCATTTCCACAGCTTTGCGGGCGTCCCCATCGTGCGCCGCGAGACGCCGATCGGCGTCCTCACCGTCCAGCATGAGGACAGCCGCAAATATCTCGATGTCGAGATCGAGGCGCTGCAGACCGTCGCCATGGTGCTGTCCGAACTGCTCGCGTCCGCCGGTTTCGCCGACGGCACCAAGGGCCGCGCCCGCGATACCGGCCCGCAGCAGCTCGCAGGGCTGAAGCTCGTCACCGGCATGGCCCGCGGCCGCGCCGTCTTCCACCAGCCCAAGGTCACCGTCGAACATACCGTCGCCGAGGACATCGAGGCCGAGCGCGCGCGCGTCTATTCCGCCTTCCGCAAGATGCGCGAGCAGATCGACAACAATATCCGCGATGCAGAATTCGGCGTCGGCGGCGAGCATCACGAGATCCTCGAGACCTACAAGATGTTCGCCTATGACGAGGGCTGGAGCCGCCGCATCAACGAGGCGATCGACAGCGGCCTGACCGCCGAAGCCGCGATCGAGCGCGTCCAGCAACGGACGCGCGCAAGAATGCAGGAGATCGACGATCCGCTCCTGAAAGAGCGCATGCACGACCTCGAGGATTTGTCGAACCGCCTCCTGCGCATCGTCTCGGGCCGCGTCGGCACGGCGGCCAGCCAGGGCCTCCAGGAAGATGCCATCCTCATCGCCCGCAACCTCGGCCCCGCCGAACTGCTCGACTACGACAAGCGCCGCCTGAAGGGCATCATCCTCCAGGAAGGCTCGCTTACCGCCCATGTCACCATCGTCGCGCGCGCGATGGGCGTGCCGATGGTCGGCAAGATCGAGGACATCCGCCACATCACCGCCGAGGGCGACGAGATCCTTCTCGACGGCGATCATGCCACCGTCACCGTGCGCCCCGAGGCCCGCACCCGCGACGACTTCGACCAGCGGATGGAGACGACGCAGGCACGCCGCGCCGAATTCGCCGCCAACGTCAAGAAGCCCGCCGAAACCACCGACGGCCAGAAGGTCGAGCTGATGGTCAACGCCGGCCTTGCCGAGGATGCCGACCATTTGGATGCCGTCGGCGCCGAGGGCATCGGCCTGTTCCGCACCGAATTCCAGTTCCTCGTCGCCGCAACGCTGCCGGGGCGCGAGAGCCAGTACAAGCTCTACAAGACCGTGCTCGGCGCGGCGGGCGACAAGCCCGTCGTCTTTCGCACCATCGACATCGGCGGCGACAAGGCGCTGCCCTATCTCGACGAGAAGGACGAGGCCGAGAACCCCGCGATGGGCTGGCGCGCGCTGCGCCTGTCGCTCGATCGCAAGGCACTGATGAAGGCGCAGGCCCGCGCGCTCATCGAGGCCGCCGCGGGCAAGCACCTCAAGGTCATGTTCCCGATGGTCTCCGAGCCGTGGGAATATGAGGAAGCACGCGCCCTGTTCGAGGACCAGATCGACTGGCTGCGCGGGCAAAAGCGCTTCCTGCCGACCGTCATCGAATATGGCGCCATGCTCGAGGTGCCCGCACTGGCCGAGATGCTCGACCAGCTCTTGCCGCGCCTCGACTTCCTGTCGATCGGCACCAACGATTTGACCCAGTTCCTGTTCGCCGCCGACCGCGGCGATCCGCGCCTTGCCGACCGCTACGACTGGCTCAGCCCCGCCATCCTGCGCTTCCTCAAGCGCATCATCGACCAGTGCAACGCGGCGGGCACGCCCGTGCGCATCTGCGGCGAGATGGGCGGGCGCACGCTGGAGGCGATGGCGCTCATCGGCATGGGGCTGCGCCGTTTCTCGATCACGCCCGCCGCCATGGGGCCGATCAAGGCGATGATCCGCTCGCTCGATGCCGGACAGGCTGCCGCGCAGATGGACGAACTGCTCGCCAATCCGCCGCGCGACATGCGCCGCACGCTGGCGGGCTGGGCAAAGCAGAACGGGGTCATCCTCGACTGA
- a CDS encoding helix-turn-helix domain-containing protein has protein sequence MDETENGMNEELPGLTPVGEQLRLAREEKGLSVEELARQSRIPQRHLESLEAGNWSKLPATTYTVGFAKTYADAVGLDRTTIADQVREEMGGWESPTAHVGQYEVVDASSGMPRWVIAAAAIAVIGAVLLFSWLNERALVAEEEAAEAITAAGESAPPPVEEEEVPAITADTPVTLVAARAVWLRVTDGSRTLFSGEMAAGDEYDVPADAAAPLLETARPASLTARIDGRDFGFEGEDGRRVRDVSLLAPDIAGTSEGTPAAETTTASTAATTTAPAARPAPAPAPRRALVRAVRPAPQPETTTPPPPPPPPTQQQVPPPPQPQPRAQPAQPTAGEPEAEPPPPPPIEGDDGEA, from the coding sequence ATGGACGAGACCGAAAACGGCATGAACGAGGAATTGCCGGGCCTGACACCCGTCGGCGAGCAACTCCGCCTCGCGCGCGAGGAAAAGGGGCTTTCGGTCGAGGAACTCGCCCGCCAGAGCCGCATCCCCCAGCGCCACCTCGAAAGCCTTGAAGCCGGCAACTGGTCCAAGTTGCCCGCAACGACCTATACGGTGGGCTTTGCCAAGACCTATGCCGACGCCGTCGGCCTCGATCGCACCACGATCGCCGACCAGGTCCGCGAGGAAATGGGCGGCTGGGAATCGCCGACCGCCCATGTCGGCCAATATGAGGTGGTCGATGCCTCCTCCGGCATGCCGCGCTGGGTCATCGCCGCCGCCGCCATCGCGGTGATCGGCGCGGTCCTGCTCTTCTCCTGGCTCAACGAGCGCGCGCTCGTCGCAGAGGAAGAAGCCGCCGAAGCGATCACCGCCGCCGGGGAAAGCGCCCCGCCTCCGGTCGAGGAGGAGGAAGTGCCCGCCATCACCGCCGACACGCCGGTCACGCTCGTTGCCGCGCGCGCGGTCTGGCTGCGGGTCACCGATGGCAGCCGCACCTTGTTCTCGGGCGAAATGGCCGCGGGCGACGAATATGACGTTCCGGCCGATGCCGCCGCCCCGCTGCTCGAAACCGCCCGCCCCGCCTCGCTGACCGCGCGGATCGACGGGCGCGATTTCGGCTTCGAGGGCGAGGACGGTCGCCGCGTTCGCGACGTCAGCCTCCTCGCCCCAGACATTGCCGGGACGAGCGAGGGAACGCCCGCTGCCGAGACGACGACTGCGAGCACCGCCGCGACGACGACCGCACCCGCCGCGCGTCCGGCCCCCGCGCCCGCGCCGCGGCGCGCACTGGTTCGCGCCGTGCGCCCCGCGCCCCAGCCCGAAACGACCACCCCGCCGCCTCCCCCGCCGCCGCCGACCCAGCAGCAGGTGCCGCCTCCGCCGCAGCCGCAGCCGCGCGCCCAGCCGGCACAGCCGACGGCCGGCGAGCCCGAGGCCGAACCCCCGCCCCCGCCGCCCATCGAAGGCGATGACGGCGAGGCCTAG
- a CDS encoding tetratricopeptide repeat protein: MHRLLLSLCALLLVSQPAYAQDSDRARERENRDRIERLERQVRQMQRRVYPDGQPANTAGFYDEPVATRQSVDIMTGRVEALERQMTTLVRQSEESQYRLGQMEAEVARMRAAIEDLRSAPPPAPVVQQPVVETPVEPDDALSGDDADDDSTAAATPAQRPVAVIPITDPARLADGEEAYNEGYRLWNAGDNAGAIRQLTAMVEQYPGHPKASWARNLKGRAQLDANRPRDAAETLLDNYRTDPSGERAADSLYFLGQALMRLDQPGQACRAYDELAEVYGGSMRGYIAERLPAAMAAARCDG, translated from the coding sequence ATGCACCGTTTGCTTCTCAGCCTTTGTGCCCTCCTCCTCGTCTCGCAGCCTGCCTATGCACAGGACAGCGACCGTGCCCGCGAGCGCGAGAACCGCGACCGGATCGAGCGCCTCGAGCGCCAGGTCCGCCAGATGCAGCGCCGCGTCTATCCCGACGGCCAGCCCGCCAACACCGCCGGCTTCTATGACGAGCCCGTCGCCACCCGCCAGTCGGTCGACATCATGACCGGCCGCGTCGAGGCGCTCGAGCGCCAGATGACCACGCTGGTGCGCCAGTCGGAAGAATCGCAATACCGCCTCGGCCAGATGGAAGCCGAAGTGGCCCGCATGCGCGCCGCGATCGAGGACCTGCGCTCGGCCCCGCCGCCCGCCCCCGTCGTGCAGCAGCCGGTGGTCGAGACCCCCGTCGAACCCGACGATGCGCTCTCGGGTGATGACGCGGACGACGACAGCACGGCCGCTGCCACCCCTGCGCAGCGCCCCGTCGCGGTCATCCCGATCACCGACCCTGCCCGTCTCGCCGACGGCGAAGAGGCTTATAACGAGGGCTACCGCCTGTGGAACGCGGGCGACAATGCCGGCGCTATCCGCCAGCTCACCGCCATGGTCGAACAATATCCCGGCCACCCCAAGGCGAGCTGGGCGCGCAACCTCAAGGGCCGCGCGCAGCTCGACGCCAACCGTCCGCGCGATGCCGCCGAAACGCTGCTCGACAATTATCGGACCGACCCCTCGGGCGAACGTGCCGCCGACAGCCTCTACTTCCTCGGCCAGGCGCTGATGCGCCTCGACCAGCCGGGCCAGGCCTGTCGCGCCTATGACGAACTCGCCGAAGTCTATGGCGGCTCGATGCGCGGCTATATCGCCGAGCGCCTGCCCGCCGCCATGGCCGCGGCGCGCTGCGACGGCTGA
- the tilS gene encoding tRNA lysidine(34) synthetase TilS, with protein sequence MTVSEEARARFAAGLDELVTPGDMLGVAVSGGADSLALLLLAHEARPGRVRAATVDHRLRDESVEEATTVARYCADLGIPHDLLVVDWKGAPPIANVEAAARDQRYRLLTDWAADHGLTAIATAHHADDQAETLLMRLARGAGLSGLAGVRAARPLGERVTLVRPLLEWSRAELRAIAEGSGLPVVEDPMNRDPAFDRPRLRTALAEAGFGDAPAFAASARHLAGAEEALAVTARRLFDERARRERGALVLAAPADLPRDLQRRLLLLAFDALGRPTPRGPDLARAMEALEAGRQCTLGGLLLRLVGADWHLSPAPPRRAGDGA encoded by the coding sequence ATGACGGTGAGCGAGGAGGCGCGAGCCCGCTTCGCTGCCGGCCTCGATGAACTGGTAACGCCCGGCGACATGCTGGGCGTTGCTGTTTCGGGCGGGGCCGACAGCCTCGCGCTCCTGCTCCTCGCGCATGAGGCGCGGCCGGGCCGGGTGCGCGCCGCCACCGTCGACCATCGCCTGCGCGACGAAAGCGTCGAGGAAGCCACCACGGTCGCCCGTTACTGCGCCGACCTCGGCATTCCCCACGACCTGCTCGTGGTCGACTGGAAGGGTGCCCCGCCAATCGCCAATGTCGAGGCTGCCGCCCGCGACCAGCGCTACCGCCTCCTCACGGACTGGGCAGCCGACCACGGCCTCACCGCCATCGCCACCGCGCACCATGCCGACGACCAGGCCGAGACGCTGCTCATGCGCCTCGCCCGCGGTGCCGGCCTGTCGGGCCTTGCCGGCGTGCGCGCCGCCCGACCGCTCGGCGAGCGCGTCACGCTCGTCCGCCCGCTGCTCGAATGGTCGCGCGCCGAGCTACGCGCCATCGCCGAAGGCTCGGGCCTGCCGGTTGTCGAGGATCCGATGAACCGCGATCCCGCCTTCGACCGCCCACGGCTGCGCACCGCGCTGGCTGAAGCAGGGTTCGGCGATGCCCCCGCCTTCGCCGCGAGCGCCCGTCACCTCGCCGGGGCCGAGGAAGCGCTCGCCGTCACCGCCCGCCGCCTGTTCGACGAACGCGCCCGCCGCGAGCGCGGGGCCCTTGTCCTCGCCGCGCCCGCCGACCTGCCCCGCGACCTGCAACGCCGCCTCCTCCTGCTCGCCTTCGACGCGCTCGGCCGCCCCACCCCGCGCGGCCCCGACCTCGCGCGTGCGATGGAAGCGCTGGAGGCGGGCCGCCAGTGCACGCTCGGCGGCCTCCTCCTGCGGCTTGTGGGCGCGGACTGGCACCTGTCGCCCGCCCCGCCGCGCCGCGCGGGGGACGGCGCCTGA